From Methanosarcina lacustris Z-7289, one genomic window encodes:
- a CDS encoding ABC transporter ATP-binding protein, whose amino-acid sequence MNALLEVKDLNVSFQGNENEKRKEKESVTAVFYVSFSIREKETLALVGETGCGKSVVAHAIMRLLPPESRVKGTIEFGGKNLLELSEKEMAKLRGKEISIIFQNPSLALNPVYSIGHQLAEPLRIHGQEKRKGKEWKEEKEIKEKGWKEKEEKNEKGLKMRKNNFSKVARVLKRMGFSNPHEYMGYYPSWCSGGMNQRFLIAASTMLDPVLLIADEPSKGLDRNRVAELEIELKRLKEKSETAILLISHDLGFVRRLADRVAVMYAGEIVEITDPSSLFERPLHPYTRALLNSLPERGFVPIPGSSPPLSSPPEGCRFHPRCPFKEKLCMQEHPELKESNGRAVRCFLCL is encoded by the coding sequence ATGAATGCCCTGCTGGAAGTAAAAGACCTCAACGTTTCTTTCCAGGGAAATGAAAACGAAAAAAGGAAAGAAAAAGAAAGCGTGACAGCTGTTTTCTACGTTTCATTTTCGATAAGGGAAAAAGAAACCCTGGCCCTCGTAGGGGAAACGGGCTGTGGGAAATCCGTCGTTGCACATGCGATTATGCGTCTGCTTCCCCCGGAATCCAGAGTTAAAGGGACAATAGAATTCGGAGGCAAAAACCTCCTTGAACTGAGCGAAAAAGAGATGGCAAAGCTCAGGGGAAAAGAAATCTCCATAATTTTCCAGAACCCTTCTCTTGCTTTAAATCCTGTATATTCCATAGGGCACCAGCTTGCAGAACCCCTCCGAATTCACGGACAGGAAAAGAGAAAAGGGAAGGAATGGAAGGAAGAAAAGGAGATAAAGGAAAAAGGGTGGAAAGAAAAGGAGGAGAAGAATGAGAAGGGATTGAAGATGAGGAAGAACAACTTCTCAAAAGTCGCAAGAGTCCTTAAACGTATGGGTTTTTCAAATCCCCATGAATATATGGGATACTACCCCTCCTGGTGTTCCGGAGGAATGAACCAGCGCTTTTTGATTGCGGCTTCGACAATGCTTGACCCAGTCCTTCTTATAGCAGACGAACCCAGCAAAGGGCTCGACAGGAACCGCGTAGCCGAACTGGAAATAGAACTGAAACGACTGAAAGAAAAAAGTGAAACTGCCATTCTTCTCATAAGCCACGACCTCGGCTTTGTGCGGCGGCTTGCAGACAGGGTTGCCGTAATGTATGCCGGAGAAATCGTTGAGATTACTGATCCTTCAAGCCTTTTTGAAAGACCGCTACACCCCTACACTCGGGCCCTCCTGAACAGCCTGCCTGAAAGGGGTTTTGTTCCCATACCCGGTTCATCCCCACCTCTCAGCAGCCCGCCTGAAGGCTGCAGGTTCCATCCGAGATGTCCTTTTAAGGAAAAACTCTGCATGCAGGAACATCCCGAACTCAAAGAAAGCAATGGAAGAGCTGTGAGGTGTTTTTTGTGTCTTTGA